GGTTGAAACAGTTATTTGATATGTTGTCGCAGTTAAACAAAATGGGGAATACCCAGCAATGGAATGGTCAATTACCAGATATGATGGATATGAAAACAATTGATTCCTATATTCAGCGTACAATTCAACAAGCACTAAATGGGAGTAATATCCCGCAGAAGAACAATGTCGATGTCATTGATTCAAAGTCCAATAAGTTGAACTATGAACTAGTAGAGCTTCATCAATATTATATTGTGAAAAT
Above is a genomic segment from Pontibacillus yanchengensis containing:
- a CDS encoding Hsp20/alpha crystallin family protein translates to MKQLFDMLSQLNKMGNTQQWNGQLPDMMDMKTIDSYIQRTIQQALNGSNIPQKNNVDVIDSKSNKLNYELVELHQYYIVKIDIPDTVSVHDLSISLGNCKLIVTGLLGGEAQAIQLPEQPYGKQYSAQYKDGIIEVRLLKKGDDSSKDIYIHS